Sequence from the Ostrea edulis chromosome 8, xbOstEdul1.1, whole genome shotgun sequence genome:
caaatttggTTGCCCTTCGTCAATGGTACTATCTCTATActatacgagtgaaaaattctcgagagggatgcctacacattacccccccccccccccccttccaggAAAACCAAAACCAGGTGAAAGGTGATGACAACGaatactgatcaatctcataactactatacaagcaatacaaaattgaaaatagagagatgtgcaaacacggacccctggatatagcaGAGATGGAATcaagtacctaggaggagtgagcatcccctgtcgacaggtcacacccgccgtgagccccatatcccggATTTatcccgtagtcaaaattagtgtgccaagaacggcctaacaaccggtataaaacaagtcagacagcattttacccaatgtaTTATATCTCTACACATGTGAGAATCTCCTTTAAAATCTCCTGTAAAATTCTGCTTAGCGTGTtcagtttattgtcagtatacacgAAAGTCTGTAAAATTGTGCTTAGCGTGTTAAGTTTATTATCAGTATACAGAAAACTCTGTAAAATCCTGCTTAATATATaggattttgtttatttctgtgaAAGTCACACGTcactcacatacatgtaagtttgttTGGAATTTTACATTGGATAATAGCAAGAAGAAATTTACAACGTCGCGCCAGcatagtctttggcacgataaacaaccctcaatgcaaactacTCTTTGGCACATAAAAAACCCCTCAATGTTACGTCCGTAAGTGCTTCACCTAAATCCAGTGTTGtctctatataaaactttgtccAAACAGAGAAAGTAgtagttattacatgtactatatgaacaccccccccccacacccacacccacacacacacagaggcACAATTGATATTGCGAAGTATTTTTgtacacagactataatgaaggtatttatacatacattaaaACAATTCTATCTTCTGACGTCAATGTTGACATCGCTACCCAGTATGAACTAggtcaaaacaaactttaaaactctatttaaaCAGATAGTGTATACAGGCTGACGCACCCTACAGGTATTTAATCAcaggactagacggaaggtcgaaagaacagggaggccatgttggattttcagGTAAGACAAAATATGTATCCATATTTTTGTGATCAATTAGATAAATCTAATCATTTTCATAATCATTTCATACATTtctgaaagggggggggggggggggggggcgtaatTCAATACATTCATGTCTGGTATATAAATGATCGCAGTTTATATAACATACTGTAATTCTAGCTGGTCATGTGTTTCAACATATCTAAATCTTTAATCTAAATTCCCTATTTTAATTAACAGTGAACTCCTCATGTGACCCCGGACATCAGAAATGGACCCGTTCCGCAGAGCCCAGATCATCCTATTGTGTGACCTCTGTAAAACTGCCCacctacagagtcactgtgaacgTTGTGATATAAATCTATGCCAGACCTGTGTTGGGAGGCACCTCTCGGATTCGTCTATAAGACACAAAGTCGTGCCCTATAAATACAGAAAATCTCTTAACTACTCAAAATGTCCAGATCACGCCAACGAACTCTGTAAAAATTACTGTAAGAAATGTGacattcctgtctgttctacctgcgtcTCCTCAAGTAAACATGAAGGTCacgatatatcagatattctggaaaaactcagcgctaaaacagaaagtttacagaAAGATCTGGACGAACTCGAGACCAGAATTTACCcgcgatatgaagaaatggcgtcCGATGTTCAAACTGAAAAAGCCGACTTAGAAACGAATTACGGAGAACTAACAACAATTGCCGATCAACAAGGAGAAATCCTACACCGGGAaatcaccgccattgtcaaccagcgAAAATCCGACATTCAGGAGATGAAAAGCAAACACCTATCTaccctgaataaaaatacagaagaaatcacacagaaaatggcggaacttaaacagatcatgtccgacttgaaatcaatcctaaaatcaaatgacgtctccttaacctctacttaccaatctaggaattccgaatttagaacattaccgcctaaaCTCCGAGTTACAGTACCCAGTTTGTctgctcagaaaataaacaaagatcagctcaatgacatgtttggttctctgccgccattatccattaacacagaacatggcgacacaatgaaaTCAgcagctgtatcgtctcctccagtcaaaccactgcttgatgagccgcgcgtcaccgccaccatagacactgggtataacAAACTacacagtgttagctgtctgagtgaagatcaagtctggacacgcGGGGATAACGAAaccatgaagctgctcaacctccagagtaaactactgacatcaatacaaaccaagtcagggaacaTACCAAtagacatagcagtgacacgggacggagatcttgtttatactgacccTAATAATAACACCGTgaacttaattaagaataaacagatacagaccgtgatcacactacaggggtggtaCCCTCTCTTTGTCTGCAGTACCGCCTCTgatgatctcctggttaccatgatcagtgatgatagaaaacaatacaaggtcgtgcgttactccggctccacagagaaacaaagcattcagtttgatgatcagggtcgtcctctctattcatctgATCTAAAACCTAAATACATCagtgagaacaagaacctggatatctgtgtggctgactggttagctagtgcagtagtggtggtcaatcagtcaggaaaactcagatttagatacactggtcatccctctaataccaagcaatcatttaatccagtcggcatcactacagacagccagagtcacatcctgacagcagacatTAAGAAtaaccgtatccacatcctagatcaggacggacagttcctccgttacattcactgtgatttagaTCGTCCAttaggtttatgtgtggacatcagagacaacctctttgtggctgagcgtgacactgctaaagtgaagaaaatccaatatctataaacacagtgttaattacacagctctacagtgttaattacacagctctacacagtgttaattacatgtctGAAACATGTTCATTACATATCTTTACAGCATGTGTTAATTACAACATTATGTTAATTGCATCAGCTTGTTAATTACaaccctgtgttaattacagccctgtgtttgtgatgtgtaattaacatgtaCTTCTGCTAGCAAGTTTACTGAAAATAAGTCTCTCACTGGTGTTTAGTAAAACCTGTATTATGTTTAGTAAAACATCACTAATCTTAGTATACTAATTACTGATCCAAATGTGTTACTAGTTAACTATCTATTTATTTACAATCTTTTGtagactaatttgactgtgttactagttatctatatacaatcttttgtggactaatttgactgtgttactagttatctatatacaatcttttgtggactaatttgactgtgttactagttatctatatacaatcttttgaggactaatttgactgtgttactagttatctatatacaatcttttgtggactaatttgactgtgttactagttatctatatacaatcttttgtggactaatttgactgtgttactagttatctctatacaatcttttgtggactaatttgactgtgttactagttatctatctatatacaatcttttgaggactaatttgactgtgttactagttatctctatacaatcttttgtagACTagtttgactgtgttactagttatctatttctatacaatcttttgaggactaatttgactgtgttactagttatctttatacaatcttttgtggactaatttgactgtgttactagttatctatatacaatctttcgtggactaatttgactgtgttactagttgtCTATCTTATTAAATTATTTAAAGAAACGTGAATAATTGTGAAGTACTTagagtttttattttgttagtattttgtgtgtagccatGAATTATAGTACATCCACAACACTTACATATTATTTGGATGTGCTTGTTTTAGTGTGATAAACTACTAATTGACATTTTTCCTTTTgttaattatgtatttcaatatgtgtttgattttacaatgtatatattagataaacatgatacagagttcagtcttacattattaccgagtacttacttagatttgtagaaCTGTAACAGAGAGTGGCCCCAAATGTCCGgtcttcatcacagatcttcagattcaaggtcagTCTTCTGTTGACCATCAGTAACATCACAACGCTCCACAGTCCTACAAAAGCAACACAGACAAAGTGTATTCATATAAAAGCGCATTGTTTGTAATTGAATCCAGTCTATTACAttatgtatttagtttgattTAGAATTGAATCCAAGACCCCTTTACAACTAGTCAcaagagacccctgtattactagttaggtgctctaaccattgagctatcGTGACCGGTCTATCCGAGACCGTTGTATTTCTAACCAGGTGCTccaaccactgagctatcaTGACGAGTCTATCTgtgacccctgtattactagtcaggtgatctaaccactgagctaccatgaccagtctatctgagacccctgtattactagtcaggtggtTTAACTATTGTGCTTCAGTGACCGGTCTATCGAAGACCCCTgaattactagtcaggtgctctaaccattgagctaccatgaccagtTTATCTGAGACCCATGCATtattagtcaggtgctctaaccattgagctattATGATTGGTCTATCTgagacccctgcattactagtcaggtgatctaaccactgagctactatGACCAGTCTATCGGAGACCCTTCTTTTACTAGGCAGGTGCTCTAACTGAGCTATCCATAAAGCTGATTTCTATATGATCCATGGATATCagtctggatagctcagtggttagaacacctgactagtaatacaggggtctccgATAGACCGGTTATTGTAGCTCAATTGTTAaagcacctgattagtaatacaggggtctcagaTAAATTGGACACATTGCtcacatttaaagattttctctatatatttcacgtgtaaaactttgatcccatattctGGCTCCAAGTTACCCCAGGGGaacatgattttgacaaacttgaatctgcactatgtcagaaagttaccatgtaaatttgaactttttagCCCAGTATTTCTTGAAgagagaattttaaaaattttccctcAGGGAGTCTGTATATTCACAAGGagaaatttgatcccctattacaCCTGGGGGCCACGATTTTATTTAACTAGAATCTGTCATATGAATtcccactttcctggcccagtggctATTGAAAgaaaggtttttaaagattttgctatagatttgcatgtaaaaattttattCCCTGTAATGGCCCCACCCAACCACCGGGGCcattatttgaataaacttcaatctgctctgtcaggaagcttcggatccatatgtaaaatttatacgttaccaattttgatgcaccagatgcgcatttcaacaaataatgtctcttcagtgatgctcaaccgaaatgtttgaaatccgcaataacaatataaatttgaacttttctggcccagtggctattgagaagatttttaaatcacccaaccctatttttgtaaCCATGTCCTTTTCAtggggacatgacccttcatttgaaaaactaGAATCCCCTTTGCCCAAGGAtaatttgtgtcaagtttggttgaaatcagCTGAGTGGTTCTGGAGATTATGGGGGGAGAAAATTACGACAATGACAGTGATAATGACAGGCAATGGGGAGTTTTGATCAGAAACGCCTACTTGAGCATTTGGcgcaggtgagctaaaaaaaccATCAGTAAATATTTTGTAGAAACACGAATGTCCCCGCGCCATGACCAGTTCATGGTGGAGACAAAATATAGCACATTTTACATAATGCCATTGACAAACCTGATATTTTTACAGAGCCTCAGGAAAATCACCCTCATCAATCAGCCTTACATCTCTGGTGACCGCTACTCTACAATATGTCACAGTCTCAGGACAATTCCTCGTCAATCAGCCGGACTCTTCCAGTGACTGATACCCTGTAAAATTTATTCGCACATTAATCACAAATTGGCTTAATAACACCACTATATTATGCTTAAAGGGGCATAAGACAAGATTTGGACTAAAAAATTTCCAATCTTATTTTctcatttgtaatatttatcatgtttaactGGGGTATTTGTAATGGTCAGTAATACTTTGGATGTCAATTCTTGAGTTTTaaatgagatacagcactcTCAATTCTTAGTTATGTAAACAGGGCTCGTGTGATGTTTTTCCCAGTTTGTTACAGTTTAGATTTTGATTTACTTCACAAAAGAATTGCATTGGATGAACATTTAATGTAAGATTCATGTAAAACATCCACATGTGC
This genomic interval carries:
- the LOC130046630 gene encoding uncharacterized protein LOC130046630; amino-acid sequence: MDPFRRAQIILLCDLCKTAHLQSHCERCDINLCQTCVGRHLSDSSIRHKVVPYKYRKSLNYSKCPDHANELCKNYCKKCDIPVCSTCVSSSKHEGHDISDILEKLSAKTESLQKDLDELETRIYPRYEEMASDVQTEKADLETNYGELTTIADQQGEILHREITAIVNQRKSDIQEMKSKHLSTLNKNTEEITQKMAELKQIMSDLKSILKSNDVSLTSTYQSRNSEFRTLPPKLRVTVPSLSAQKINKDQLNDMFGSLPPLSINTEHGDTMKSAAVSSPPVKPLLDEPRVTATIDTGYNKLHSVSCLSEDQVWTRGDNETMKLLNLQSKLLTSIQTKSGNIPIDIAVTRDGDLVYTDPNNNTVNLIKNKQIQTVITLQGWYPLFVCSTASDDLLVTMISDDRKQYKVVRYSGSTEKQSIQFDDQGRPLYSSDLKPKYISENKNLDICVADWLASAVVVVNQSGKLRFRYTGHPSNTKQSFNPVGITTDSQSHILTADIKNNRIHILDQDGQFLRYIHCDLDRPLGLCVDIRDNLFVAERDTAKVKKIQYL